Genomic window (Rhodothermales bacterium):
ATCGGCTTGACTTCGCGCAGGGGCAGGTGAGTCAGAGCGCGGTACTTGGAACCATCGGCGGAGCAGTCATGTCCTTTTCTGACATGCTTGGCGACGATCGATTATTTGTAACCATATATAACACAGCCGATACGCAGAAAGATTTCATTAAACGCTTGAGCCTTGCGGTGAGCCGGGTTCAGTTGCACAAGCGGACAAATATTGGCTACGGCCTGTACAGATTCAGCGGCCGGCGATACGACCTGACGGACCCGGATGCCCCGAGCGAGTTTCCGAGTTTCTTTGAAACGATATATGGCGGGTTCGGCGCGATCAGCTATCCGTTATCCAAGTTCAGACGCGTGGAGTTCGGAACGTCTCTTAACTGGAGCCACAAGGAGGTAGCTGCCCGTGGCATTGACCGGTCGGCGCTGTTGTTATCTAACGCCATCACGCTCACCCACGACAACGCGCTATATCACTACAACGGCCCCATTGACGGCTGGAGGGCCAGCCTGTCGACCGCCTACACGACTGACATTCGCGAGTCAAACGTTAGCTACTTCACCGTAGACGGCGACCTCAGGAAGTACGTGCGATTCGGAAGATCCATCACGCTCGCGTCGCGGTTCAACGGACGATGGAATCAGGGGCGTGAGGCGAGGCTGTTCGTGCTCGGCGGGAGCTGGGATCTGCGTGGATTTCGTCTCTTTTCGGTTCGGGGACAGAAGATGTGGTTTACCTCTCATGAGCTTCGCTTTCCGATCCTGACGGCCCCATCTCTAATCACCCCGATACTTGCACCGTTCGGAATCGTCAACCTGCGCGGTGCGCTGTTCTTCGATGCTGCTCACGCCTGGAATGACGACTACGGTCTCAAACAGCGTACGATCAATGCCGGCGAGACGCTCGGAGCGACGGGACTCGGATTTCGACTTAATTTGTTCGGTGGGTTTGTACTGAGGTATGACCTCGGATGGAAGTACCGAGATGGTTTCAGGACGCGGGATGGCTTCTTCAAGCAGTTCTTCTTCGGTTGGGATTTCTAGTGATGGTCACCACCGATATTGTGCAGGGAAGGTCGCACGTCGTCAGCGTCGTCGCGATTCTCGTCTCGATTGTCGGTTGCAACACGCTGCAATTAGAACATACCGGCCGGTCCTCCGATGACGACTGGCTCACAGAGGGACGGGAATCGGAGAGGTCCCACGCTTCACCCACGACAATTGCGACACCACTTGAACTTGCCTGGGATTATGATGCTTCCGCAGCCTTCGGACCGGGCTCCCCGTTACTGAAGGGAGCCTACGTGCTGGTGGCGACAAGAAAAGGTGAGGTCCACGCCATTCAAGCCGAGAAGGGGAAGAAAGCGGGTGTAAAG
Coding sequences:
- a CDS encoding BamA/TamA family outer membrane protein, with amino-acid sequence RLDFAQGQVSQSAVLGTIGGAVMSFSDMLGDDRLFVTIYNTADTQKDFIKRLSLAVSRVQLHKRTNIGYGLYRFSGRRYDLTDPDAPSEFPSFFETIYGGFGAISYPLSKFRRVEFGTSLNWSHKEVAARGIDRSALLLSNAITLTHDNALYHYNGPIDGWRASLSTAYTTDIRESNVSYFTVDGDLRKYVRFGRSITLASRFNGRWNQGREARLFVLGGSWDLRGFRLFSVRGQKMWFTSHELRFPILTAPSLITPILAPFGIVNLRGALFFDAAHAWNDDYGLKQRTINAGETLGATGLGFRLNLFGGFVLRYDLGWKYRDGFRTRDGFFKQFFFGWDF